The Synechocystis sp. PCC 7509 genome includes a window with the following:
- a CDS encoding AraC family transcriptional regulator: protein MAIESINHCEIDNECKKLAALLTRHTDSRGNGSHPTAIAKLEFRRVSDVSTSLHNVCEPLLVIVVQGKKTVLLGEETYHYSVAQYLTLSVDLPLRAFVVQATPEQPYLAFKLQLDLRQLCDILAETQVMEETGIIASNKENSVKGLFVSNADAPLIDCALRLTRLLDTPQDIPILAPMIVREIYYRLLMGEQGEAVRQIATSGSTMQRIAEAIKLIKANFTNLMRVEDLARNASMSASSFHYHFKAVTSMSPLQYQKQLKLLEARRLMLVEDCDATSAAYRVGYESSSQFSREYSRLFGAPPMGDIRRSRIA from the coding sequence ATGGCGATTGAGAGTATCAACCACTGCGAGATTGACAATGAGTGTAAAAAATTGGCGGCATTACTCACCAGACACACCGATAGTCGGGGGAATGGTTCTCATCCTACAGCGATCGCCAAGCTGGAATTTAGACGAGTATCTGATGTTTCTACATCACTGCACAATGTCTGCGAACCGCTCCTAGTCATTGTCGTTCAAGGGAAAAAAACAGTATTGCTAGGGGAAGAAACCTATCATTATAGTGTTGCTCAATATCTGACGCTCTCCGTCGATCTGCCACTAAGAGCATTTGTAGTACAAGCTACTCCAGAACAGCCCTATTTGGCTTTCAAGCTGCAATTAGACTTACGCCAACTGTGTGATATTCTCGCAGAAACTCAAGTGATGGAGGAGACTGGGATCATTGCCAGTAACAAAGAAAACTCTGTCAAAGGCTTGTTCGTCAGCAATGCTGATGCACCATTGATTGATTGCGCGCTCCGACTGACCCGACTTTTGGATACGCCACAAGATATCCCGATCCTAGCACCGATGATTGTCCGCGAAATCTACTATCGTTTGCTGATGGGCGAACAAGGCGAAGCTGTCCGCCAGATTGCCACATCCGGTAGCACAATGCAACGCATCGCTGAAGCGATCAAACTGATTAAGGCTAATTTTACAAACCTAATGCGAGTTGAGGATCTAGCTAGAAACGCCAGTATGTCTGCTTCTTCTTTCCATTACCATTTCAAAGCCGTGACCTCAATGAGTCCGTTGCAATATCAAAAGCAGTTAAAACTATTAGAAGCTCGTCGCCTGATGCTGGTGGAAGATTGCGATGCTACAAGTGCTGCGTATCGAGTAGGCTATGAAAGCTCCTCACAATTTAGCCGTGAGTATTCTCGTTTGTTTGGCGCGCCGCCAATGGGGGATATTAGACGATCGCGCATTGCTTAA
- a CDS encoding alpha-ketoglutarate-dependent dioxygenase AlkB — translation MYALSGYKFNFAVGNRYLTGKDSIGWHSDDFPQIGKRPAIASISLGSTRKFKLRHKESGQTVDYQLESGSLLIMLPGCQEDWVHSVPKTARRVGDRINWTFRPPVDAIDCGEQN, via the coding sequence ATTTACGCATTAAGCGGATATAAGTTTAATTTTGCCGTTGGTAATCGTTATCTCACAGGCAAAGACTCAATTGGCTGGCACTCTGATGATTTTCCTCAAATCGGTAAAAGACCTGCGATCGCATCAATAAGCTTAGGTAGCACTCGCAAATTTAAGCTGCGGCACAAGGAAAGCGGTCAAACCGTTGACTACCAACTAGAGAGCGGGTCTTTGTTAATCATGCTCCCTGGCTGTCAAGAAGACTGGGTTCACTCAGTGCCAAAAACCGCTCGTCGGGTTGGCGATCGCATTAACTGGACGTTTAGACCTCCTGTGGATGCGATTGATTGTGGCGAGCAAAATTGA
- a CDS encoding MarR family winged helix-turn-helix transcriptional regulator, which yields MNATVQKSGTRLMRGTGITNTRWQLLSELFALEKRVTVSELARHMGLTRQAVQRLADDMARDGLVEFAENLGDARAMHLLLTEAGKAKYHDALEREWQWTNVIAADFDAEQIAHAVALLEAITQKMQIEH from the coding sequence ATGAACGCAACGGTGCAAAAATCAGGAACACGCCTGATGCGGGGTACGGGAATAACTAATACTCGATGGCAACTGCTCAGTGAGTTATTCGCCCTTGAAAAGCGCGTCACGGTAAGCGAATTGGCGCGGCATATGGGCTTAACACGGCAAGCCGTACAACGGCTCGCTGACGACATGGCAAGAGATGGTCTGGTTGAGTTCGCCGAAAATCTCGGAGACGCGCGAGCGATGCACTTGCTGCTCACGGAAGCAGGCAAGGCAAAGTATCACGATGCGTTAGAACGCGAATGGCAGTGGACAAATGTGATCGCCGCAGACTTTGACGCAGAACAAATCGCTCATGCTGTAGCACTTTTGGAAGCCATTACGCAGAAGATGCAAATCGAGCATTGA
- a CDS encoding IS630 family transposase, translated as MRVEYWHEIEAVNLEDLVFVDETGSNLAMTRRYARSVRGSRAYNHAPYGRGQNVTLIGAMALRGLVGEITFPGATDALAFKTYVTQVLVPNLWTGACVVMDNLPAHKVNGIREAIESVGATVIYLSPYSPDFSPIENCWSKVKEFLRARAARTYAQLDQAITDALAAVTLQDIIGWFTHCCCYVSPN; from the coding sequence TTGCGGGTAGAATATTGGCATGAAATTGAAGCAGTCAACTTGGAGGATTTGGTGTTTGTAGATGAGACAGGCTCCAACTTAGCAATGACACGGCGTTATGCCCGTTCTGTCCGAGGCAGCCGCGCCTATAACCACGCTCCTTACGGGCGCGGACAAAATGTAACATTGATTGGTGCAATGGCGCTACGGGGGCTGGTAGGTGAAATTACTTTTCCCGGTGCAACTGATGCTCTAGCATTCAAGACCTATGTGACTCAGGTATTAGTGCCTAATCTCTGGACAGGCGCGTGTGTAGTTATGGATAATTTGCCCGCCCACAAAGTTAATGGTATCCGTGAGGCAATTGAATCGGTAGGCGCAACAGTCATTTATTTATCCCCCTATTCGCCAGATTTTTCACCAATTGAAAACTGTTGGTCAAAAGTCAAAGAGTTTCTGCGTGCCAGAGCGGCACGAACCTATGCTCAGTTAGACCAAGCAATTACCGATGCTCTCGCTGCGGTGACACTCCAAGACATTATTGGCTGGTTCACCCATTGCTGTTGCTATGTTTCACCCAACTGA
- a CDS encoding LysR substrate-binding domain-containing protein, giving the protein MRPAFEDINAELIALGEMRDKPAGTVRITTFKHAATSVLCPVLPGFLAAYPDIRVEITVDDALTDIIESRYDAGIRFSEKVAKDMVALKVGSDIQTAVVGSPAYFANRPIPNTPQDLAGHNCINYRFATSGGLYSWEFEEDGRPFQVRVDGSLVFNDGDLLLAAALAGQGIAYLFEDRIADLVAEGRLIKVLAKWCPIFPGYYLYHPNRRQTPPALAALIDVLQVS; this is encoded by the coding sequence TTGCGACCTGCCTTTGAAGATATCAATGCCGAACTGATAGCTTTGGGTGAAATGCGTGACAAGCCTGCGGGAACGGTACGCATTACCACCTTTAAGCACGCAGCGACCTCTGTGCTGTGTCCCGTACTACCTGGTTTCCTGGCTGCCTATCCAGATATCCGCGTCGAGATTACGGTAGATGACGCTTTAACGGATATTATCGAGAGCCGTTATGATGCGGGCATCCGATTTAGTGAAAAGGTTGCCAAAGATATGGTTGCACTAAAGGTCGGCTCGGATATCCAAACAGCCGTTGTGGGGTCGCCAGCCTATTTTGCTAACCGTCCTATTCCCAATACACCCCAAGACCTTGCCGGACATAACTGCATCAACTATCGATTCGCAACTTCTGGCGGTCTTTATTCTTGGGAGTTTGAGGAAGACGGGCGACCGTTTCAAGTCAGGGTCGATGGTTCTCTCGTTTTTAATGACGGCGATTTACTCCTTGCTGCTGCCTTAGCAGGACAAGGCATTGCCTATCTTTTTGAAGATCGAATTGCTGACCTTGTTGCTGAGGGTAGGCTGATTAAAGTGTTAGCAAAGTGGTGTCCAATCTTTCCCGGTTACTACCTTTATCATCCAAACCGCCGCCAGACACCGCCAGCATTGGCGGCGTTGATTGATGTTCTGCAAGTTAGTTAA
- a CDS encoding NAD(P)-dependent alcohol dehydrogenase, with product MPKDTSIEPKQLMRPCYGLAALNKSDRLLPWAFERRALRSNDIAVKIQFCGVCHSDLHAIRGNSQFPLVPGHEIVGEVTAVGADVTKFQVGDAVVVGTIVDSCGQCPPCKSHIEQYCSEGVTTTYDGTDRQDGSITRGGYSNEYVVDTHFAYHIPSNLAPASVAPLLCAGVTTWSPLRHWDIRTGKTVGIVGLGGLGHMAVKFAHALGAYVVLFSTSAAKLADAKALGADEAILSTDEAQMAVQKNRFDFILDTVSSGHPLNPYLRILKLDGTLCCLGIPADMDFSPVLLTMGRRRLASSGVGGIQETQEMLDFCSQHNISADVEVIKAEDINDGFERLERGDVRYRLVIDMATLNAPAEDAA from the coding sequence ATGCCAAAAGATACCTCTATTGAGCCAAAACAATTGATGCGACCTTGTTATGGACTTGCCGCTTTAAACAAAAGCGATCGCCTCCTTCCTTGGGCTTTCGAGCGGCGGGCATTGCGAAGTAACGACATTGCCGTAAAAATTCAGTTCTGCGGCGTATGTCACAGCGATTTGCACGCAATTCGGGGAAATAGCCAATTTCCTTTAGTCCCCGGTCACGAGATAGTCGGCGAAGTGACAGCGGTCGGCGCAGATGTGACAAAATTCCAAGTCGGCGATGCGGTGGTAGTAGGCACAATCGTTGATTCTTGCGGTCAATGTCCTCCGTGCAAAAGCCACATAGAGCAATATTGCAGTGAAGGTGTGACCACTACCTATGACGGCACAGATAGACAAGACGGCAGCATTACGCGCGGGGGCTACTCGAACGAGTATGTTGTTGACACTCATTTTGCCTATCACATCCCCTCTAATCTCGCTCCGGCAAGCGTCGCACCACTGCTCTGCGCGGGAGTAACAACCTGGTCGCCGCTTCGCCACTGGGATATAAGGACAGGTAAAACAGTGGGGATTGTGGGGCTAGGTGGGCTTGGACACATGGCAGTAAAATTCGCTCACGCTCTAGGCGCTTATGTTGTGCTGTTTAGTACGTCGGCAGCAAAGCTTGCTGACGCGAAGGCGCTGGGGGCAGACGAAGCAATTTTGTCAACGGACGAGGCGCAAATGGCAGTCCAGAAAAATCGCTTTGATTTCATCCTTGATACCGTTTCATCGGGTCATCCACTCAATCCCTATCTGCGGATTCTCAAGCTCGACGGTACGCTTTGCTGTCTTGGCATTCCCGCAGACATGGATTTTAGCCCCGTTTTGCTAACAATGGGACGGCGGCGGCTGGCTTCTTCTGGTGTGGGGGGTATTCAAGAAACCCAGGAAATGCTTGACTTCTGTAGCCAGCATAATATCTCAGCCGATGTTGAGGTCATCAAGGCGGAGGATATTAACGACGGGTTTGAACGGCTGGAGCGAGGAGATGTTCGTTATCGTTTGGTAATTGACATGGCGACGCTCAATGCGCCAGCCGAAGATGCTGCTTAA
- a CDS encoding NADP-dependent oxidoreductase: MLCFTQLRTAVNYTDVERPEPKADEVLVKVHVAAVNPSDWKIRDGMGENFGLKLPLILGGDIAGTIEEVGVEVTNFQQGDAVYGMTVSGGFSGGYAEYAIAKADAIALKPESLNFEEAAAISIGALTAWQAMFDLANLSSGQRILITGASGGVGSMAVQLAKAKGAIVIGTASSKNEQYVRDLGADEFIDYTQQPFEEVVKDVDVVFDTVGGDTQERAFQTLKKDGFLVTSAQTPSEEKARESGVEAAFVFCKPNAGQLAEINRLIEEGKLKIHIETVLPLAEVKKAHQLSQSGRARGKIVLQIGT, from the coding sequence TTGCTATGTTTCACCCAACTGAGAACTGCTGTAAATTACACCGATGTCGAACGTCCAGAGCCAAAAGCAGACGAAGTTCTGGTGAAAGTTCACGTCGCGGCGGTCAACCCCTCGGATTGGAAAATCCGCGATGGGATGGGCGAAAACTTCGGACTCAAACTTCCGCTCATTCTTGGCGGCGACATCGCCGGAACTATTGAAGAGGTTGGCGTTGAGGTTACAAATTTCCAGCAGGGCGATGCGGTTTATGGGATGACCGTGTCCGGGGGCTTCTCTGGTGGTTATGCCGAATACGCGATCGCCAAAGCAGATGCGATCGCGCTCAAACCGGAAAGCCTAAATTTTGAAGAAGCGGCGGCGATTTCCATCGGCGCGTTGACTGCGTGGCAAGCGATGTTCGATTTAGCAAATCTGAGTAGCGGACAAAGAATCTTGATCACCGGAGCGTCGGGCGGAGTAGGCTCGATGGCGGTTCAATTGGCTAAAGCAAAAGGCGCGATCGTTATCGGCACGGCTTCGAGCAAAAACGAACAGTACGTCCGCGATTTGGGCGCAGATGAATTCATCGATTACACGCAGCAACCCTTTGAAGAAGTCGTCAAGGACGTTGATGTTGTTTTCGATACGGTCGGCGGCGATACCCAGGAACGAGCCTTCCAAACTCTGAAAAAGGACGGCTTTCTGGTAACGTCGGCGCAGACTCCGTCTGAAGAAAAAGCACGCGAATCGGGCGTAGAAGCCGCGTTTGTCTTTTGTAAGCCGAACGCGGGGCAACTAGCCGAAATTAACCGTTTGATTGAAGAAGGCAAATTGAAAATACACATCGAAACGGTTCTGCCGCTTGCGGAAGTAAAAAAGGCGCATCAACTTTCTCAAAGCGGGCGAGCGCGCGGCAAAATTGTTTTGCAAATTGGGACATAG
- a CDS encoding helix-turn-helix domain-containing protein: MKAYSTDLRQKIVDAYNQKESSQRQLARRFRVSLTFIENLLKRYRTDGTVEPRAHGGGQVAKLSPEQEAVVADLVDENNDAILVELCDQLEQRVGVRISRATMGRYVQKLKLTRKKNSARNGARQRTSTTVAGRILA; this comes from the coding sequence ATGAAAGCATACTCTACAGACCTGCGTCAGAAAATAGTTGATGCGTATAACCAAAAAGAGAGTTCCCAGAGGCAGTTGGCAAGAAGGTTTCGGGTCAGTTTGACATTTATTGAGAATTTATTAAAGCGTTATCGCACCGATGGAACCGTTGAACCCAGAGCGCATGGAGGAGGTCAAGTAGCTAAACTTAGCCCCGAACAAGAGGCGGTAGTAGCTGATTTAGTAGACGAAAATAATGATGCCATTTTGGTAGAGTTATGCGACCAACTGGAGCAACGTGTTGGAGTAAGGATCAGTCGAGCTACGATGGGACGATACGTCCAAAAGCTCAAACTTACCAGAAAAAAAAACTCTGCGCGCAACGGAGCGAGACAGCGAACGAGTACAACAGTTGCGGGTAGAATATTGGCATGA
- a CDS encoding SAM-dependent methyltransferase — MQLQRTICLLVASVSIGITGCVPLSQSNAQISQTPTTTQTPLREPDVVYVPTPQEVVDEMLALAKVTKNDVIYDLGSGDGRIPVTAAQKFGTRGIGIDINPERIQEANANAQKAGVSDRVKFLNQDLFTTDISQATVVTLYLLPELNVRLRPQLFKQLKPGTRIVSHDFDMGEWKPERTVQTKEGSTIYLWTIPKEVPPNLR, encoded by the coding sequence ATGCAACTTCAACGCACAATTTGTTTACTGGTAGCAAGTGTAAGTATTGGGATTACTGGATGCGTCCCATTAAGCCAGAGTAATGCTCAAATTAGTCAAACTCCGACCACTACTCAAACTCCTTTGCGCGAACCGGATGTAGTCTATGTGCCTACGCCCCAGGAAGTTGTAGACGAAATGCTGGCATTAGCCAAAGTGACAAAAAATGATGTAATTTACGATCTTGGTAGTGGTGATGGGCGGATTCCTGTCACCGCAGCGCAGAAATTTGGGACTAGGGGAATTGGCATAGATATTAACCCCGAACGCATCCAAGAAGCTAATGCTAATGCTCAAAAAGCCGGAGTAAGCGATCGCGTTAAGTTTCTTAATCAGGACTTATTTACAACGGATATTAGCCAAGCAACGGTTGTAACGCTTTACCTTTTACCCGAACTAAATGTGAGGTTGCGACCTCAATTATTTAAGCAACTCAAGCCAGGTACTCGCATTGTCTCCCATGATTTTGACATGGGCGAGTGGAAACCAGAGCGAACGGTGCAAACAAAAGAAGGTTCTACTATCTACTTATGGACTATCCCCAAAGAAGTTCCTCCCAATTTGCGATGA
- a CDS encoding SDR family oxidoreductase — MILVTGATGQLGTAVVQNLLENTSANQIAAFVRDESKASVWKEKGVDIRVGNYDDTNSLDKAMQGIEKVLLIAGTDEEKCLQQHKNVVDAAKKARVKYITYTSRNLKDPNTLANKLMVRHFQTEDCIKASGLNYVLFRNALYMDTIPLFVGEGVFDTGINLPTGDGRVPFALRSEMGEAIANALLESSGDNRIYKLTGSESYSFDDVAATLADLSGKAVGYTPAEKSVFKTQMEERGTTETVVQKIVGFLTDIKNGQEEEVSPDMENLLGRKPASLKEGLKVLFNF; from the coding sequence ATGATCTTGGTAACAGGAGCCACCGGACAGTTGGGTACAGCAGTAGTCCAAAATCTACTGGAAAACACATCCGCCAACCAAATTGCTGCATTTGTGCGTGATGAAAGTAAAGCCTCTGTCTGGAAAGAAAAAGGGGTAGATATCCGTGTAGGCAACTACGATGATACGAATTCACTCGACAAAGCCATGCAGGGCATTGAAAAGGTCTTACTGATCGCCGGAACAGATGAGGAAAAATGCCTTCAGCAACACAAAAATGTCGTAGATGCCGCAAAAAAGGCGAGAGTTAAATATATTACTTACACCAGCCGGAATTTGAAAGATCCAAACACTTTGGCAAACAAGTTGATGGTGAGACATTTTCAGACAGAAGATTGTATCAAAGCGAGTGGGTTGAACTATGTTCTCTTTCGCAATGCCTTGTATATGGACACCATTCCTCTGTTTGTAGGGGAAGGAGTTTTTGATACGGGAATTAACTTACCAACTGGTGACGGACGAGTACCCTTTGCCCTGAGAAGCGAAATGGGAGAAGCGATCGCCAATGCACTGTTAGAGAGCAGTGGCGATAACCGCATCTACAAACTCACCGGAAGTGAGTCCTATTCCTTTGACGATGTTGCGGCTACTCTTGCTGATTTATCAGGTAAGGCGGTAGGTTATACACCTGCTGAGAAATCGGTATTTAAGACGCAAATGGAAGAACGTGGCACAACGGAAACTGTGGTTCAGAAGATCGTGGGTTTTCTAACGGATATCAAGAACGGACAGGAAGAAGAAGTCAGCCCCGACATGGAAAACCTACTTGGGCGAAAACCTGCATCACTTAAAGAGGGGTTAAAAGTTCTTTTCAATTTCTGA
- a CDS encoding SDR family oxidoreductase, whose product MNTALITGANKSIGFETARQLLQKGYYIYLGSRNLENGLEAVEKLKAEGLTDVEAIQIDVSDDESVKAARVEIGKKTEVLDVLINNAGILGGMTQTTSTDIAVFKQVFDTNMFGVVSVTQAFMDLLQKSLEPRIVNVTSGLASLTLHNDPTWKYYNVKAAVYNSSKAALNMYTIVLAYELRDTPFKVNVVDPGFTATDFNQHSGTGTLKEAGARLVKYALIDSNGPTGKFFSDDNSPETGESPW is encoded by the coding sequence ATGAACACAGCACTAATAACAGGAGCCAATAAAAGTATTGGTTTTGAAACCGCCCGTCAACTGTTGCAAAAGGGATATTACATTTATTTAGGCAGCCGCAATTTAGAGAATGGACTAGAAGCTGTCGAAAAGCTTAAAGCCGAAGGATTAACCGATGTGGAAGCCATCCAAATAGATGTCAGCGATGATGAATCGGTAAAGGCAGCCCGTGTCGAAATAGGCAAAAAAACCGAAGTGTTGGATGTGCTGATCAATAATGCTGGTATCCTCGGTGGTATGACTCAAACAACAAGTACAGATATAGCTGTTTTTAAGCAGGTGTTTGATACTAATATGTTTGGCGTAGTTAGCGTTACCCAGGCTTTCATGGATTTGCTGCAAAAGTCGCTTGAGCCTCGCATCGTGAACGTAACTTCAGGCTTGGCTTCGCTTACTCTGCACAACGATCCTACTTGGAAGTATTACAACGTTAAAGCGGCTGTTTATAACTCATCAAAAGCGGCACTTAATATGTACACTATTGTCTTGGCTTACGAATTGCGAGATACACCGTTTAAAGTTAATGTTGTCGATCCCGGATTTACTGCCACAGATTTCAACCAGCATAGCGGAACGGGAACCTTGAAGGAGGCTGGCGCGCGTTTAGTGAAATACGCTCTAATTGACAGCAACGGACCGACAGGAAAGTTTTTTAGTGATGACAATAGCCCGGAAACGGGAGAAAGCCCCTGGTAG
- a CDS encoding DUF1761 domain-containing protein, with protein MFNVLSELNWIAIAAGTVALSVLGILWFGVLFPKVYAIALGKQDEQPTPPAPIFIVGPFVCGLVTTIASAILICAFKIESVADGLIFGAIVGIGYLTSTTVNTGINPNIPRPLVYGLVSGSYFFLAGLFVSVILVALK; from the coding sequence ATGTTCAATGTACTTTCGGAGCTAAACTGGATTGCTATAGCGGCTGGCACGGTGGCACTCTCTGTCTTGGGTATTTTGTGGTTTGGTGTGCTTTTCCCAAAAGTCTATGCGATCGCTTTGGGAAAGCAAGATGAGCAGCCCACTCCGCCTGCTCCCATCTTCATCGTAGGTCCTTTCGTTTGTGGTCTAGTCACAACAATTGCCAGTGCGATTCTGATCTGTGCATTTAAAATTGAGTCCGTTGCCGACGGACTGATCTTTGGTGCCATCGTTGGGATTGGGTACTTGACTTCCACAACGGTTAACACTGGGATCAATCCTAACATTCCCCGCCCTCTGGTTTATGGTTTAGTTAGCGGCAGCTACTTTTTCTTAGCAGGACTGTTTGTTAGCGTCATTCTCGTTGCCTTGAAGTAG
- a CDS encoding 2Fe-2S iron-sulfur cluster-binding protein — MRIRLKRRRFGQIMISGTVVAVLGNLTSKTWAQTSPRSQSAPNQAPEVVDVTLRVNGTERNLKIDARVTLLDALRDRIGLTGTKKGCDRGQCGACTVLVNGQRINSCLSLAIMYDDTEITTVEGLARGNELHPVQAAFIKHDGFQCGYCTPGQVCSAVGAIAEAKAGTASSVTADVRKQGQVELTAMEISERMSGNICRCGAYPGIVAAVQEVSQANS, encoded by the coding sequence ATGCGAATCAGGTTAAAACGCCGACGGTTTGGTCAAATAATGATTTCCGGTACAGTAGTAGCGGTGTTGGGGAATTTGACAAGCAAAACTTGGGCGCAAACAAGCCCTCGTAGCCAAAGCGCACCAAATCAAGCACCAGAAGTAGTCGATGTAACGCTGCGAGTCAATGGCACAGAACGCAATCTAAAAATAGACGCGCGTGTCACATTATTGGATGCGTTGCGCGATCGCATTGGTTTAACAGGAACAAAAAAAGGATGCGATCGCGGTCAATGCGGTGCTTGCACTGTATTGGTTAACGGACAGCGCATCAATTCCTGTTTGTCGCTGGCAATTATGTACGACGATACCGAAATCACCACCGTTGAAGGGTTAGCGCGCGGCAATGAATTACACCCCGTACAAGCAGCCTTCATCAAGCATGACGGCTTTCAGTGCGGCTATTGTACCCCCGGTCAAGTTTGTTCGGCAGTGGGTGCTATAGCTGAAGCAAAAGCAGGTACAGCAAGCTCCGTAACAGCAGATGTCAGGAAGCAAGGACAAGTTGAATTGACCGCTATGGAAATCTCGGAACGCATGAGTGGCAACATTTGTCGGTGCGGTGCTTATCCTGGCATTGTGGCGGCAGTGCAGGAAGTAAGTCAAGCCAATTCATAA
- a CDS encoding cytochrome P450: protein MPNPTAAEQFDPSNPRFTADRFTLLAQMRAEAPVTFLPALNVYAVTRWQEVHDVLGDAVTFASSEAFSAGVHLAPEALAIYSLTSPLFAYNLINVDKPLHTRLREPLMAAFSPKRIGSLAPTVIADVEDLLDAIAASGDRTDLLLTLCKPLPVRTICRLLGVPLADAEKLSSWSDALIAFQTPGLPVEVQVGAAQGLRALDNYVRETIALKAAMPDEGLISALVASRAAGENDLSEDELVADIAIVFFAGHETTINTIANAFHSLLHRRDYWEAVGAGTLDAENLTDELLRHDTSVMGLYRRATVDTIIGGVPIPQGGTVWVSYAAANRDPALFDAPETLQCPRANARQHLTFGYGAHYCVGPLLARLQLREAISRTAIRFPSMRLEPGVIVPEIPHHGLRAPLALPVLLK from the coding sequence ATGCCAAACCCCACCGCCGCCGAACAGTTTGACCCAAGTAACCCGCGATTTACCGCCGACCGATTCACGCTCCTGGCGCAGATGCGCGCTGAGGCTCCCGTGACCTTCCTACCTGCACTTAATGTTTACGCCGTGACGCGGTGGCAGGAAGTGCATGACGTTTTGGGTGATGCTGTGACCTTCGCGTCGTCCGAGGCATTTAGCGCGGGAGTTCATCTCGCGCCCGAAGCCCTCGCCATCTATTCACTCACGTCACCACTGTTTGCCTACAACCTGATCAATGTGGACAAGCCACTCCACACCCGCTTACGTGAACCACTCATGGCGGCGTTCTCTCCCAAGCGCATTGGGTCCCTCGCCCCAACGGTGATAGCAGATGTCGAAGACTTGCTTGATGCGATCGCGGCATCAGGCGATCGAACTGACCTACTCCTAACCTTGTGCAAGCCGCTTCCAGTCCGAACAATTTGCCGACTACTGGGTGTTCCACTTGCGGATGCCGAGAAGTTGAGTAGTTGGTCAGACGCGCTAATTGCATTCCAGACACCCGGCTTACCTGTTGAGGTGCAAGTCGGTGCAGCACAAGGTTTGCGGGCGTTAGACAACTACGTTCGCGAAACAATCGCTCTTAAAGCTGCAATGCCAGACGAAGGTTTGATTTCTGCCTTGGTCGCCAGTCGCGCTGCTGGGGAAAACGATTTGTCAGAGGATGAGTTAGTCGCGGATATTGCCATCGTTTTCTTTGCTGGACACGAAACCACCATCAATACGATCGCCAATGCGTTCCACTCGCTTTTGCATCGGCGTGACTACTGGGAAGCCGTCGGAGCGGGAACTTTAGATGCCGAAAATCTCACTGATGAACTCTTGCGCCACGACACATCAGTGATGGGCTTATACCGACGTGCCACCGTAGATACCATTATCGGCGGTGTTCCCATTCCCCAGGGCGGGACAGTTTGGGTGTCTTATGCGGCGGCGAACCGCGATCCTGCCCTATTCGACGCGCCGGAAACGCTCCAGTGTCCACGCGCGAATGCCCGCCAGCATTTGACGTTCGGCTACGGCGCTCACTATTGCGTTGGACCGTTGCTTGCCCGTCTGCAATTGCGTGAGGCGATTTCTCGTACTGCAATTCGTTTCCCCTCTATGCGTCTTGAGCCAGGTGTGATCGTGCCAGAAATCCCGCATCATGGTCTTCGCGCCCCGCTTGCGCTTCCGGTACTACTGAAATAA